From the Lathamus discolor isolate bLatDis1 unplaced genomic scaffold, bLatDis1.hap1 Scaffold_61, whole genome shotgun sequence genome, one window contains:
- the LOC136006735 gene encoding olfactory receptor 14A16-like: protein MSNGSSITQFLLLPFAARRELQLWHFWLFLGISLAALLGHGLIITSTACDQHLHTPMYFFLLNLSLLDLGCISTTVPKSMSSSLWNTRAISYTGCAAQAFFFLLFVSAEYFLLTAMSYDRYVAICKPLHYGTLLGSRACVHMAAAAWGTGFLYALLHTANTFSLPLCRGNAVEQFFCEIPQILKLSCSHSHLREVGLLVLSVCLALGCLVFIVVSYVQIFRAVLRIPSEQGRHKAFSTCLPHLAVVALFVSTGTFAYLKSPSISPPSLDLVVSVLYSVVPPVLNPLIYSLRNQALKDAVRKRVTGRVSAATHCLLSSAKGSQCSS, encoded by the coding sequence atgtCCAAcggcagctccatcacccagttcctcctcctgccattcGCAGCCAGgcgggagctgcagctctggcactTCTGGCTCTTCCTGGGCATCTCCCTGGCTGCGCTCCTGGGCCACGGCCTCATCatcaccagcacagcctgcgaccagcacctccacacccccatgtacttcttcctcctcaaccTCTCCCTGCTGGACCTGGGCTGCATCTCCACCACTGTCCCCAAATCCATGTCCAGTTCCCTCTGGAACACCAGGGCCATCTCCTACACAGGTTGTGCTGCAcaggcctttttctttctcttattcgTTTCAGCAGAGTATTTTCTCCTTACTGCCATGTCCTATGACCGCTACGTGGCCATCTGCAAGCCCCTGCACTATGGGAccctgctgggcagcagagcttgtgtgcacatggcagcagctgcctggggcacTGGGTTTCTCTATGCTCTTTTGCACACAGCCAATACATTTTCACTACCCCTCTGCCGAGGCAATGCTGTGGAGCAGTTCTTCTGTGaaatcccccagatcctcaagCTCTCCTGCTCACATTCCCACCTCAGGGAGGTTGGGCTCCTTGTGCTAAGTGTCTGTTTGGCACTTGGCTGTCTTGTGTTCATTGTGGTGTCCTATGTGCAGATcttcagggctgtgctgaggaTCCCCTCTGAGCAGGGACGCCACAAAGCCTTTTCCACGTGCCTCCCTCACCTCGCTGTGGTCGCCCTGTTTGTCAGCACTGGCACGTTTGCCTACCTGAAGTCCCCCTCCatctcccccccttccctggaTCTGGTGGTGTCAGTGCTGTACTCAGTGGTGCCTCCTGTATTGAACCCCCTCatctacagcctgaggaacCAGGCGCtcaaggatgctgtgaggaaGCGGGTGACTGGACGTGTTTCAGCAGCCACACACTGCCTGCTGTCCTCTGCAAAGGGCTCCCAGTGCAGTTCATGA